GCCGGCGCCGGCCCGCATCCTGGACGCCGGTTGCGGTCCGGGACATTACTGCGCCAAGCTGGCGGACGCCGGCTACGAAGCCGTGGGCCTGGACCTGGACGAAGCGATGATCGCCGCGGCCCGCGCCGGCCACCCGCAGGCGGAATTCCACGTCCTGGACCTGCGCGGCGTCGCGGATCTGCCCGGCGGTCTGGATGGCGCCTTCTGCCTGGGCAACGTGGCGGCCCACCTGTCCCGCGCGGAATTGTCCGCGGTCCTGACGTCGCTGCGCGGCAAGCTGCCCGCGGGCGCGCCCTGGCTGGTGCAGACGGTCAACTGGGACCCGCTGCTGGATCGCGACGCGTACGTCTTTCCCGACCGCGAGCTGGACGGGTTGGTCTTCCAGCGCGAATACGCCACCCTCACGAGGGAATCGGCGGTGTTTCGTACCAGCCTGCGCCGGGGCGACGAGATCCTGTTCGCGGGGGAGGACGTACTTCATCCCCTGACGTCG
The DNA window shown above is from bacterium and carries:
- a CDS encoding class I SAM-dependent methyltransferase — encoded protein: MSFYAEFAAHYERVFPFREQVLSYLGRWLPPAPARILDAGCGPGHYCAKLADAGYEAVGLDLDEAMIAAARAGHPQAEFHVLDLRGVADLPGGLDGAFCLGNVAAHLSRAELSAVLTSLRGKLPAGAPWLVQTVNWDPLLDRDAYVFPDRELDGLVFQREYATLTRESAVFRTSLRRGDEILFAGEDVLHPLTSSDGIALHAAAGFELAAHHADFAGAPFAADRPGGSVMAFRKL